CGCTGTCGACGATGACGACCGCGTCCGGGATGCCTTCGAGCGCCTCCGGGAATCGCTCCATCACTACTCCTCGCTCGACTCGTGGACGTGCCCGCACTCGGGACACCGGACCTCTTCGCCCCGGAGGTCCGCGGAGGAGGCGCGCACCTCGCGCATCACCTCGCTGATTCGGTCTTCCGCTTCGAGCTCGTCGGCGACCGCGAGGTCGACGCCCTCGACCTCCAAGAGGAACTTCGCGACCTCGGTCACCTCGTACATCATCTCGTCTAAGTCTTCGGCGGTGAAAAAGCCCGACATCGCCCCGTAGAGGAACGTCGCGCCCGCTTTCGTCACTTTCTCTTCGAAGGAGTACCGCGCCTGATTGACCGCCTGCGGGGTGTAGGTGTCCGTCATGAACGGGACCAGTTCGGGGAGGTTCTCGCCGATCTTCGTCATCTCGACGCCCGTCTCGGTCCGGAAGTCGGCGCAGAGTCGCGCTATCGCCCACTCGCGGGCCGTGATGTACGTCCGGTCGCGGAGGAACTCGTTGACGCGCTCGTAGCGAGCGCCGTCCATCTTCTTGAACCGCTCGTACTTGCGGACCTCTGGCGGCACGTCGTCTCCCGCCGGGGCGCTGTCCTCGTCGTTCGTGTCGCTGGCGCCGTCCTCGGCCTCGTCGTCGTTCGTGTCGCTGCGCTGGGCCTCGTCGCTGACGCGCCCGCTCGCCGTCTCGTCGACCGCCTGCTGGGGCTGATCGCTCGTCTGCGAGGCCTCCGGCGCGGAACCGCCGCGCTCGCCGGAGGGCTCCGATCCCCGCTCCGATTCGGGATCGGTTGAATCGTTCATACGCTGTATGGGTTTCTCCCCGGATAAAAGGGTTGTCGGTGGCTGCCACCGTCATCGGAGATCCATTTTTTGTACCACCGTGCGGACGTGGAGATATGAAGGTGCTTTGCGGAATCGGTGGCAGCGAGGACTCGTTCCGTGCGTTAGATCAGACCGTCGAACGCGCCGCGGTCGCGGACGACGATCTCACGGTCGCCGTCGTCGAGAATCCGGACTCGTCGGTCGACCCGAACGAGATCGTCACGCGGGCGGAGTCGACGGTCGCCGACGCGGGACTCGACGCGGAGGTCCGACAGGTCGAAGGCGATCCGGGGAGCCGGCTGGTTGAGATCGCCGAGTCCGAAGGGTTCGATCAGATCGTCCTCGGCGGCGGACACACGAGCCCGATGGGGAAGATCACGATCGGGTCGATCGCCGAGTTCGTACTGCTCAACGCAAAAACGTCCGTGACGCTGGTCAGATGAGCGACCGAGGATACCCCGCCGAGGTGGCCGACGAGTTCCCCGCGCCGCCGACGGAGTTCACCGACGGGGAGGACCGGACCGTCGAGGTCCGGCCGTACGACGGGACCGACGAGGAGTACGAGTCGCTCGTCGAGATGTACGACGACTTCGACCCGGCCGACCGCGCACAGGGGATCCCGCCGGGCGGCGAGGCGCGGATCCGCGAGTGGTTAGACGCGATCCTCGGCGACGACTGTCTCAACGTGATCGCGTGGTGCGGCGGCGAGGTCGCCGGGCACGCCACCCTCGTCCCCGACGAAGACGCGAACGAACTCGCGATCTTCGTCCACCAGACGTACCAGCGGGCCGGCATCGGGACCCACCTGATCCGCGGGCTCCTCGGGTACGGACAGACGGAGGGCGTCCGGAAGGTGTGGCTCACCGTCGAGCGGTGGAACCGCGCCGCTGTCTCGCTGTACAAGAAGATCGGCTTCGAGACCTCCAACGCGGAGAGCTTCGAACTGGAGATGGGGCTCCGGCTGAATCCGGACGGCGGCGCGGGCAACGCCGAGTCGGACGAGGACGCAGACGAACCCGAAACGGACGACGCGTAGCACCGACCGCCCGGCCGCGGCGACCGCAGTCGGCACCGCCGATCGGGGGGAGTCGGCGTAGGGTTGGCCGGGATCTTTAACCCTTTACGTGCGGCGGGCG
This genomic window from Halorubrum sp. PV6 contains:
- a CDS encoding DUF5806 family protein → MNDSTDPESERGSEPSGERGGSAPEASQTSDQPQQAVDETASGRVSDEAQRSDTNDDEAEDGASDTNDEDSAPAGDDVPPEVRKYERFKKMDGARYERVNEFLRDRTYITAREWAIARLCADFRTETGVEMTKIGENLPELVPFMTDTYTPQAVNQARYSFEEKVTKAGATFLYGAMSGFFTAEDLDEMMYEVTEVAKFLLEVEGVDLAVADELEAEDRISEVMREVRASSADLRGEEVRCPECGHVHESSEE
- a CDS encoding universal stress protein gives rise to the protein MKVLCGIGGSEDSFRALDQTVERAAVADDDLTVAVVENPDSSVDPNEIVTRAESTVADAGLDAEVRQVEGDPGSRLVEIAESEGFDQIVLGGGHTSPMGKITIGSIAEFVLLNAKTSVTLVR
- a CDS encoding GNAT family N-acetyltransferase gives rise to the protein MSDRGYPAEVADEFPAPPTEFTDGEDRTVEVRPYDGTDEEYESLVEMYDDFDPADRAQGIPPGGEARIREWLDAILGDDCLNVIAWCGGEVAGHATLVPDEDANELAIFVHQTYQRAGIGTHLIRGLLGYGQTEGVRKVWLTVERWNRAAVSLYKKIGFETSNAESFELEMGLRLNPDGGAGNAESDEDADEPETDDA